A region from the Salmonirosea aquatica genome encodes:
- a CDS encoding S41 family peptidase, producing MKALSVILILSVHSAMLSAQPVADSTDYNLNFEKLAQNKKLPEKWMQWGTGYSLSVDTTQKFDGKSSLRIKSSDQKTDGSFGSAANTIPAVYEGKEIELRGYVKLDRVENGWAGLMLRVDGASGMLQFDNMQKENVSGTSDWKQYSVKLPYSRDAKKIHVGALLTGTGSMWIDHFELLIDGRPFTDAPLKALSAVELDKEFVQGSKVTFGELSSKIIKDMTEVGMLWGFLKYYHPAVASGNYNWDFELFRILPKILNAKTEAEKQREIYQWVQKLGAVSIDRPTEGQTGTVKYKPDLAWINALGYDRELLSKLDSVKRAARPQEHYYVGLVPNVLNPIFKNENPYATMAYPDAGYRLLTLFRYWNMIEYFFPYKSLIGEDWRGVLAEFVPKFIGASNETEFKLATLALIARVNDTHANVYNYDRALDNYFGNNYAAVETGFIENKAVVVNYFNQKLGLKSGLKIGDVIETIDGKTIEQITGEKLPYTPASNYPTQLRNLARDLLRTNDTLLSVGYRRNDVSDKTDVAAYDRKKINFYANHTKRDTCFKLIGPDVAYLYPGTIKGSYLPRIAPDLLKTKGLIIDMRCYPSDFIVYSLSEYLLPKPEPFVKFTAGSLSTPGQFTVGPDLSAGKINPGYYKGRIIIMVNESTLSQSEFSTMAFSTAPNVTIIGSTTAGADGNVSQIVLPSGITTGISGIGVYYPDGRETQRVGIVPDVEIKPTILGIAAGRDELLEKAIGMINSK from the coding sequence ATGAAAGCCCTTTCTGTAATCCTGATCCTTTCTGTCCATTCGGCCATGCTCTCGGCCCAACCCGTTGCTGATTCGACGGACTACAATTTGAATTTCGAGAAATTGGCGCAAAACAAGAAGTTGCCCGAGAAGTGGATGCAGTGGGGAACCGGTTATTCCCTGAGCGTTGACACAACCCAGAAATTTGACGGCAAGTCTTCCCTGCGAATAAAATCTTCCGACCAGAAAACGGATGGCTCATTTGGATCTGCCGCCAATACGATCCCGGCGGTATACGAGGGAAAAGAGATCGAGCTGCGTGGCTATGTCAAACTGGACCGGGTTGAGAACGGCTGGGCGGGTCTGATGCTCAGGGTGGACGGAGCTTCCGGGATGCTGCAGTTCGACAATATGCAGAAAGAGAATGTAAGCGGAACCTCCGATTGGAAGCAGTACAGTGTGAAGTTGCCCTATTCCAGGGATGCCAAAAAAATCCATGTGGGTGCGCTGCTTACCGGGACTGGGTCCATGTGGATAGACCACTTCGAACTGCTCATCGACGGCAGGCCATTCACGGATGCACCGTTAAAGGCACTTTCCGCCGTTGAACTTGATAAAGAATTTGTACAGGGGTCCAAAGTTACGTTCGGGGAGCTGAGTTCGAAAATCATCAAAGACATGACCGAAGTCGGCATGCTTTGGGGGTTCCTGAAATACTACCATCCGGCCGTCGCCTCGGGTAATTACAACTGGGATTTTGAGCTGTTCAGAATCCTGCCGAAAATCCTCAATGCCAAAACAGAGGCAGAGAAGCAGCGGGAGATCTATCAATGGGTTCAAAAACTGGGAGCCGTTTCAATCGACAGACCTACCGAAGGCCAGACTGGTACAGTGAAATACAAACCTGACCTGGCCTGGATAAACGCCCTTGGCTATGACAGGGAACTTCTGTCAAAGCTCGATTCTGTCAAAAGGGCGGCCCGCCCACAGGAACACTACTATGTGGGGCTCGTCCCCAATGTCCTGAATCCTATTTTCAAAAACGAGAACCCCTACGCCACTATGGCTTATCCGGATGCCGGTTACAGGCTGCTGACCTTATTCCGTTACTGGAACATGATCGAGTATTTCTTTCCCTACAAGTCTTTGATCGGAGAGGACTGGCGCGGTGTATTGGCGGAATTCGTTCCAAAATTCATCGGGGCATCCAACGAAACGGAGTTCAAACTGGCGACGCTGGCTTTAATCGCCAGGGTAAACGACACCCATGCCAATGTTTACAATTATGACAGGGCACTTGACAATTACTTCGGTAATAACTACGCGGCGGTTGAGACCGGTTTTATCGAAAACAAGGCGGTTGTGGTCAATTATTTCAATCAAAAGCTGGGGTTGAAATCTGGTTTGAAGATTGGCGATGTCATTGAAACAATCGATGGAAAAACCATCGAACAAATCACCGGGGAGAAGCTTCCATACACCCCCGCGTCCAACTATCCAACGCAACTGAGGAATCTGGCCAGGGACCTGTTGCGAACCAACGATACCCTGCTGTCGGTGGGATACAGAAGGAACGATGTTTCTGACAAAACAGACGTTGCCGCCTATGACAGAAAGAAAATCAACTTCTACGCCAATCACACTAAAAGGGACACCTGTTTCAAACTGATCGGCCCGGATGTCGCTTATCTGTACCCCGGAACGATTAAAGGGTCCTACCTGCCTCGGATTGCCCCTGACCTTTTGAAGACAAAAGGCCTTATCATCGACATGCGGTGCTACCCGTCGGACTTTATTGTGTACTCCCTGAGCGAATACTTACTACCCAAACCCGAACCTTTTGTAAAGTTCACCGCCGGAAGCTTGTCCACTCCGGGGCAGTTCACCGTGGGGCCTGACCTCAGCGCCGGTAAAATCAACCCCGGTTATTACAAGGGCAGGATTATCATCATGGTTAACGAGAGCACGCTGAGTCAATCCGAATTCAGCACCATGGCGTTTTCGACGGCTCCGAATGTGACGATCATCGGAAGCACAACCGCCGGTGCGGATGGCAATGTTTCCCAGATTGTGCTTCCTTCGGGAATCACGACCGGCATCAGCGGGATAGGCGTGTACTACCCTGACGGTAGGGAGACACAACGCGTGGGCATCGTACCGGACGTCGAAATCAAGCCAACAATCCTTGGCATTGCCGCAGGGAGAGACGAACTGTTGGAAAAAGCCATTGGGATGATAAATTCAAAATGA
- a CDS encoding alpha/beta hydrolase, which produces MNRLLLAFFFFVPSIASALPPEREYWITPDSLGLDYVQKELVTPDGARLLSWSLPTKSSEPLHKTLLITNATTGNMANMLHYAKAFLAAGFDVVLFDYRGFGHSSDFPKDPAYLYYNEYVTDMETAIVAAKKQFPENQLGILSFSASTILATLAVQKRPVDFIIGEGYVRDPSRIIEIWKVMDPSLKLVLPAGAEGYVQATRRIPCPMLLMTGTQDDITPPADVRAVADMRPNRTFLLYEGHHLQATIVWEENEFADGYVRRIREFVTSLR; this is translated from the coding sequence ATGAACCGCTTGCTGCTCGCCTTCTTTTTTTTCGTTCCTTCCATCGCCAGTGCTTTGCCGCCCGAACGCGAATACTGGATCACGCCTGACTCACTGGGCCTGGATTACGTGCAGAAGGAGCTGGTCACGCCCGACGGCGCGCGGCTGCTCTCTTGGTCGCTGCCCACCAAGAGCAGCGAACCGCTCCACAAGACCCTGCTGATCACCAATGCGACTACGGGCAACATGGCCAATATGCTTCATTACGCCAAGGCCTTCCTGGCGGCCGGTTTCGATGTGGTGCTGTTCGACTACCGCGGCTTCGGCCACAGCTCCGATTTTCCAAAGGATCCGGCCTACCTGTACTACAATGAGTACGTGACGGACATGGAGACCGCCATCGTGGCCGCCAAGAAGCAGTTCCCTGAAAACCAATTGGGTATCCTGTCCTTTTCGGCAAGCACCATTCTGGCGACGCTGGCCGTGCAAAAGCGGCCGGTCGACTTCATCATTGGCGAAGGCTACGTCCGGGACCCGTCCAGAATCATCGAAATCTGGAAAGTGATGGACCCATCGCTGAAACTTGTTCTCCCGGCGGGGGCGGAGGGCTACGTGCAGGCCACCCGCCGGATCCCTTGCCCCATGCTCCTGATGACCGGCACCCAGGATGACATCACGCCCCCGGCTGACGTTCGGGCCGTTGCCGACATGCGCCCGAACCGTACGTTTCTGCTGTACGAGGGACACCATCTGCAAGCGACCATCGTGTGGGAGGAGAACGAATTCGCCGACGGCTACGTCCGCCGCATTCGGGAGTTCGTT
- a CDS encoding GntR family transcriptional regulator, which translates to MEFRDKQAIYIQIAEYVCDGILNGKWVPGERIPSVRDLALTLEVNPHTILRSYEYLQNEGIIFSKRGLGYSASTRAKELIISYRKERFLEKELPRFFASIHQLNISMEEIGRRYGFFVDQIHPVNP; encoded by the coding sequence ATGGAATTTCGTGATAAACAGGCCATTTACATTCAAATCGCAGAATATGTCTGTGATGGGATACTCAATGGGAAATGGGTTCCCGGGGAGCGTATCCCTTCGGTGCGGGATTTGGCTCTGACTTTGGAGGTAAATCCGCACACCATCTTGCGGAGCTACGAATACCTTCAGAATGAGGGAATCATTTTTTCTAAAAGGGGTTTGGGATATTCCGCTTCAACCAGGGCGAAGGAATTGATCATCTCCTACCGGAAAGAACGGTTCTTGGAAAAAGAGCTTCCCCGTTTCTTTGCATCCATCCACCAGCTCAATATAAGTATGGAGGAGATCGGGCGACGCTACGGTTTTTTCGTTGACCAGATACACCCCGTCAACCCTTAA